A window of Pirellula sp. SH-Sr6A contains these coding sequences:
- a CDS encoding YecA family protein yields the protein MSKRSTESNVSNTGSEFDTETLLRNVGRFPSQVLPVAILRELQSRGSAIHDSVVASIRDALQENESPIGGLSNTAFFAFALLPPIVIKEDQPLIETLIRASLKRLDEVIGDLFGEAMSRLIANFFHRRSAYEVFVWIDRLMSEPDLEELNCQPLLRAVTIANAMGWLDRTEAVPFLVEQLKKRAGKKDDTVSAFVVSELFDMPERRSEEVDSIVRSSFARQQIDESYINLAFWDNEDVLYGVLSKESSWEDCAEELQNWYYDFISYDFDPVNATYLPNPRSSSNSKISESEARTFVEKLRTASRSSYPREAVDTLDREFPVAYQAIIDLISHELSQTHLDSDLECGRSVYLGLVLLVSNSMPLPQEVLHAFLDLPDSRLEQIVGQQFGLVVKCIAQSPIQDVGIIEQWIWDPDRRDANRRDMVGYYSNACFRNTLDREVAIEALAKGLRKALTQTPSLVAPFAENLTRLSPTEHALLLEEAFEEVDVEWMIAKDDLRHMMTDVRIAKEIFEDYFQIRQSILEIVSFGGMFDIAAILEKPSDPPISHETGQRPSGLEATPPSFSVTGTIRNEERTSRNSSCPCGSGKKFKKCCMRK from the coding sequence ATGTCTAAGCGTAGCACTGAATCGAATGTCTCGAATACTGGTAGCGAATTCGACACCGAAACGCTGTTGAGAAATGTTGGACGCTTCCCATCGCAAGTATTGCCAGTTGCGATTTTGCGGGAATTGCAATCGCGTGGCAGTGCGATTCATGATTCCGTAGTTGCATCGATTCGTGACGCGCTCCAAGAGAACGAAAGTCCCATAGGCGGCTTATCCAACACGGCATTCTTCGCTTTTGCTTTGCTTCCCCCGATCGTCATCAAAGAAGACCAACCTCTGATCGAAACATTGATCAGGGCTTCTCTCAAGAGACTGGATGAAGTGATCGGTGATCTCTTCGGGGAAGCGATGTCGCGCCTGATCGCCAATTTCTTCCATCGCCGAAGCGCATATGAAGTGTTTGTGTGGATCGACCGTCTCATGAGCGAACCTGATCTTGAGGAACTAAACTGTCAACCGCTTTTGCGGGCGGTGACCATCGCCAATGCAATGGGCTGGTTGGATCGAACCGAAGCCGTCCCTTTCCTGGTGGAGCAACTGAAGAAGCGGGCCGGCAAGAAAGATGACACTGTGTCTGCGTTTGTGGTATCTGAATTATTCGATATGCCTGAACGACGATCGGAAGAGGTCGATTCAATCGTTCGCTCCAGTTTTGCTCGGCAACAGATTGATGAGTCGTACATTAACCTAGCGTTCTGGGATAACGAGGACGTGCTATATGGGGTTTTGTCTAAAGAGAGTTCTTGGGAGGATTGCGCCGAGGAGTTGCAGAATTGGTATTATGACTTTATCAGCTACGACTTCGATCCCGTCAATGCAACGTACCTTCCCAACCCACGCAGCAGTTCGAATTCGAAAATAAGCGAATCCGAAGCGCGTACCTTCGTCGAAAAACTCCGAACAGCGTCACGAAGTAGTTACCCCCGAGAAGCCGTCGACACACTGGATCGTGAATTCCCAGTCGCCTATCAAGCGATTATTGATCTGATAAGCCATGAACTATCTCAAACCCACCTGGACTCTGATTTGGAGTGCGGAAGGAGCGTGTATCTGGGATTGGTTCTCCTCGTCAGCAATAGCATGCCATTGCCACAAGAGGTACTGCACGCATTCCTGGATTTGCCCGATTCTCGCTTGGAACAAATTGTTGGACAACAGTTCGGTTTGGTCGTGAAATGCATTGCCCAATCACCGATCCAGGACGTCGGAATCATTGAGCAATGGATTTGGGACCCTGACCGACGCGATGCAAATCGCCGCGATATGGTGGGCTATTACTCCAACGCTTGTTTTCGCAATACGTTAGATCGCGAAGTCGCCATCGAGGCCTTGGCCAAGGGACTGCGCAAGGCGCTGACGCAGACCCCTTCGTTGGTCGCTCCGTTTGCCGAGAACCTCACCCGTCTGTCGCCTACTGAACATGCTTTGCTTCTCGAAGAAGCATTCGAAGAGGTGGACGTGGAATGGATGATCGCCAAGGACGACTTGCGACATATGATGACCGACGTCCGAATTGCAAAGGAAATCTTTGAGGATTACTTTCAGATTCGGCAAAGCATCCTGGAAATCGTTTCGTTCGGGGGGATGTTTGACATCGCCGCGATTCTTGAAAAACCATCTGATCCGCCAATTTCACATGAGACTGGCCAGAGACCCTCTGGATTGGAGGCGACTCCACCAAGCTTCTCCGTGACAGGAACGATTCGGAATGAAGAAAGGACGTCACGCAACTCATCGTGTCCGTGCGGAAGTGGGAAGAAGTTCAAAAAATGTTGCATGAGAAAGTAG
- a CDS encoding ArsR/SmtB family transcription factor — translation MSLPDVAWAEDLAKLTWALAHPARVRIVRLLLSRTSCVCGEIVEEMPLAQSTVSQHLKILKESGLVQGEIDGPRVCYCINKNAMAKLKKLIASL, via the coding sequence GTGTCGCTGCCCGATGTCGCTTGGGCGGAGGATTTGGCCAAGCTGACATGGGCGCTGGCTCACCCCGCTCGCGTTCGTATCGTTCGATTGTTGTTAAGCCGTACCTCTTGTGTATGCGGTGAGATTGTCGAAGAGATGCCGTTGGCCCAATCAACGGTTTCCCAGCACTTGAAAATCCTGAAGGAATCAGGCTTGGTACAAGGCGAAATCGACGGGCCACGGGTCTGCTACTGCATCAACAAAAATGCGATGGCGAAATTGAAAAAACTCATTGCTAGCTTGTAA